The Magnolia sinica isolate HGM2019 chromosome 11, MsV1, whole genome shotgun sequence DNA window TACATGCAACATCAGAAGAACACAAACACTCTCAAAATCCAAGCACTTGAAGAGACCACATTATTTATTGGGGATCCTCTAAGTACGAGGAATGGAGAAAAAGAGCCCTTCTAATGGTGAAGCTCAACCATCGGATCGATCGACTGATCGACGTTATTGCCATCTGAGATGAGTTAACATGGGGATGCACATCTTTCTTATCATTACCACATGATCCACAGTGATTGCCAGCAGATGGAAACTCTCATCAGTAGCCACCGCAGAGATAGGGTGCGCGAGCGCACATGACTATCTTCCAGAATGGACTCCTGCGCTTCTTCATCGAGGCCTGACTGAGCTCCATCTCTGACCGCTGGAGTATCTCCCACATAATGTGCACGTCTTTGTATTGGCAGGTACTTACGTCGTGTTGTAGCTTCAGTAATCCTGTAGCATTTCAACCATTGCAGTTtgtaagaaagaaagaatgggTGGTAAGGATAATCCCACGAAAGACCATGGCCCTTTAATCATccctgatcagatggttaggatcatcccttccctaaattaataataatagtaataataataataataataataataataataaaaccattTCCGATTCGGTGAGTTAAGTGCTCTAATTGGACAAGGAAGATTGCTTCAAGAGTCTGATCTTGAGGTGGGGCCCATCCTGAATAGGGCCCACAAGAATAACATTCCAAATCTATATCCGATTATGTgcaaaaaaatcaattaaaattatgtGAGAATGATAGTTTGGTGAGGAACAAAAACCACCATTcctaacaatttttatttttttattttttggatctggACAGTCCCTAACATGATCATCatccatctggaccgttcaatCATGGAAACTTGTACCAATCCGGCTAACCATCTAACCTATGGACTTTTCCCGCCTAAGGTAGACCCTTAAACGCCTTTTTCCACCAGCAAATTTGCAAGCCACTCGATATACGGGCTTCCAAGAGGCAGAGTGAATCAGACGGTCCAGATTGCATAAACCTGTGCACTGATCGTGGTACGGTCCGGTCTAGATTATAGGGACCAGAAACAATTTTAAGGTCTTCCAttcaatcccaaccgtccatttggcTGGAGTTagacaatctcaaccatccaatccgTCAGCCTGCAAATGAACAGCCAAGGCAGCAGAACTATCCGAATAGTGAGAGTTTTGGTCCCTGCCacatctgtggcccaccagatcaaaatCCACATTCTAACGTGCGCCCCAGTTGCAGGGTCCCAAACCTGAAGCAATCATTCTAACGTACGCCCACGGCGCCGAGTGCCTAACAGCAGTCGGACGATCTAAGCCATCAAAATCAGATGCGCATGTTATCATTCACCCTTGCGATTTCATCGCATGCGCCAAGATCAGCCGGCCTCTGAATTCAACGGCTCAGATCGTTCGCCCTAACTAAGCGCCATCACTCTTCCAACATTATTACCAAACGAACCTCCCGCCTGCCGGTAAATCGGATCAAAACCGGGATCTGACATTCGAGGCCGGAGAGTCATACAGAGCGAGATTTTCCAACGCCGCTTACCGCTTTTCCGAATACCGAGCCGCTTAGAGATGTAGATCCAGACTCTTCTCATCGGCAACATCGCCTTCTGCCACCACTCCATGGCCGAACCGTCCGATCAGAGATCGCCGAGGAGAGGACACCAGCAAATTTGGATATCGGGCGACTTTGAGGCGATTTCCTCACCTCGAAAGGCCGgaatccctcctctctctctcccccctctgtctctctctccaaGCCTCTTCTCCACGGCTTAAATAGGTGGTCGGAAGCAATGAACACGCGTGCCGTTTGTAGCCGTTGAGGCGCTCTGTCCGGATCCAATGGCGTGTCGCGGGGTACGAAACTACTGTAACGCGCTGAACGTTGCAAGTTAACACACGTGGCGAATGGCGTGGAGGAGTTTTCGCATGTGCGTAGATTCCTATACACGTACAAGCATGATCACGTGGCAATAATCCGACATCCGAGATTTCTCCGCGAACGGTGGCCCACACAAAAAAGGAACTTGCTAAGAGGGAAGGCTCACCGTTGATTTGATTGGACGGCCCACCTTGTCTTACAGATGAAGTCGGTCATTCAAAACCTTCACCTTGTCTGGATGAACGGTCAGGCCGAAAAAATCAGGCCGTTTcgaaatttaggtgggcccctaCATAAAACAAGGGCGGTCCATTTTAGTGTTGGATCAGCTATTTTTTGGCACCTGCACGCAACATTAGGTGATGGATCTGATGGACGGGTCAGATAAACTTCTTGCACCACGTGGCCCCCACATCTTTCCGTTCAACCGTAAGATGAGGATGGTGATCTTGCGGCCTTAAAACTATCACTCACTGCACAAAAGACATGACTCAtacagtttttttcttttttcccggGCCATCGACAAATTTCACAGACTTGCGTGATTTGTTAGGCTAAAAGATCTGAAAAAAAACGGAGGCCCACCTGTTTGAGAGCGCATGTCTTATGTGCGTGTCATGTTAGCACGTGTGATTGATGGGGAGTTTGGGacgcagcttcggtggatccctgactgtggagtTACTGTTGTTGGGAAACCGCTGAAGCACACAGACGAATGAAGCAAATTACACTCATTGGTACTACTAACTCCAAACAAAAACAAtcgaattttacatgaaaaaatcatTTTGGGAAAAGATGCGTTGGTGAGTATagactatgaaagtagaaatcaCAAGCGATAGAGTGTTACCTATTCAAACAAGCCTATAATCCACTTCATAAACCCTAGTTATGcacttaaaataattaggaatgATTTAGAAAGCCCTGAAATTTATCTACTACTCTCAAATTCCGATTACACTTGATATATAAAGTATCACAgctgaaataggaaacaaatcccaaaCTTACGCAACTTTGTGTATGCactcgatgggactttgatggcatcgacgttccgtcgatgacatcaagtagCAACACTAAAACCTTCTAACAACCAACAtggaattttcaattttttccgaTGGCATTGACCTATGCTTAGTGGCATCGATAGATCTTGTTGCttctagatttaagacatcaacaacaatctccactgtGTCTTCAACTTCATTCTTCATAAGTTTTCACCATCATCTCTAATTCCGCCTTGCATCATATCTCCACCATCGCTTCCTGTGTACTCTCCGTCTTCCATTTATGCCTTCGCCAAGCTTAGAGAAGTTGTacaaaacttaaacttatttgtGGGAACCATCTTTGTAAGCATATCAGGCAGATTCATGctcatatgaattttctctagaGTCACGCCTTCTTTCTCAAGTACCTGTTTGATAAAACAGCAatacacatcaatatgtttagtatgtgagtgataaatataatttttagccaaattgattatGCTTTCGTTATTACAATTGACTATCACGATTTCCTACTGAAGCCTAATAGATTTATCATCCCCGTCagccaaacaccttccttgaatatttttgtcactgccatatactcagcttcagttatGGAAAGAGCCTCTATAGACTGAAGCTCCGACATCAAACTGATCACTCCACTCGCTAGCACAAATAAGTAACCAGAAGTCGACATTTTATTATCCATACTACCCGTGTAATTTAAATCCATATAGCTTACTAATTTAGCCCATAATGTTTCAAATTATAAGATGTAATCCtgcgtacctcgaatatatcgaaatAGTCATTTTATTGCCTTCTAGTGTTGTTGTCGGGGTTAAACATGTATCTGCTTATAAAAtccaccgcatgtgaaatatctagtcttgtATAGACCATAGTATACACCAAGCTACCAACTGCGCtcaaataaggcacacgagacatatcctACTTTTCTTCATTGGTTTTAGGACATTGTTTAGAAGATAGCTTAAAATGAGGCACGTGGGGAATGCTGACCGAATTACCTTGTCCATTCCACACTTCATTaatacattctcaaggtattctgcatGAGATAATCTGTAACATCCTGGTTATCATAACCCGAGGATATTCGCTCGAGTACAAGAACCCGAGGGTTACGTCATAAAATGAAACAATCCTTCTAACACATTTCTTAGCACTGAAATAtaacttctatatatatatatatatatatatgccctcAAAAAGAGTTCAACGTACGTGAAATGGAAGCAAGTAGTAAAGTGAGATCCCATAGCAGGGGATTTAATTACAAAATTTAAAGATAAGCAAATATAATGTTTGTCATATAACGAAAGCAGTAAATCCTAAGCATTTAGTGGAGCTCCTGCGGCTCGACTACATCGTCGTACGGGTCCTCCTCGCTGTACTCCTCCTCAGCAACACCGAGAGTCCCATCATAGGCGTCATCCTCGGCTGTCACACCTGTATCTATTTGGTGCAGCtgcacgattgggtgagtgaaaactcagtggaaaTTTTTTGCaaagattcatgcatatcatatcattccaaaacagtttaaaCCAACGCATTCAGATAATAAAGAGGATAGCATGAACTTGtaaataaatgcatgaatgtatgaatgtatgctcaagtcacagatctagggatgcacatccagctgtcaaaataaaaggGTTACCCATGGTAGGTGTactacctggaaaagaccatgaaAGTGAGGGTGCCCAAGGATATCTTGACTCCTAGAAAAATACACGGGGTATGCCTGAGGAGTGCCTAAATCCCGGAAAAGCCTCATATAAATAGAGAGTACCCAAAGTGGCACAATTGCACATATCCTGTGAGTCCACTGAAGGGATAGAACCTTCAGTAAATCGTACAAGGTGTGACTTATATTGAGTactcggaaaagctcatatgtcatgcgtaGATGTCATGCACTATGATACTCACGTACACTGCATGGCATTAAGAAAATCACTTTCATAAATATGGCCAAGATCATGGTCTTATAATAGGATGTTAGACATTCTAATGTGAGTTCAATATAATTCCACATACCCTTTCCAGACCAATGAGGCCCGTAGATGTGACATATGGAATGTAGTTAAGGAACTCCTCCTACATTCCTCATGaaaggtaaccacatacataATCTCATCCAGTGAAATAAAATACCATGATTCTTATCATTACTAGTAGTACTATACTCTAAGTCAAGCAATTTCTAAAATACTATGTAAAACACAATGCTAAGCCTAGATCTTATAGTTATAGGATCTGTGATATAGGAAATGATGCGTAGACTCATGTTCAtcacagaaaatagaaatagaagAAATAATTCACTGTACATACTATTCCCAAAATTTAGAACACATCAGATTCAACTAAGAATGAGTCTAGCATATGTAGTGTAATGGGGAAATTCTTCTATTTATAGTATGGTTGGGAATAAGATCTCTTGCCTCATGCTTAACAGATAGGAATGTACATGTAACTATGCAATCTCAAACATGTCTTATGGAGTACGATACAAATCCTTAAATGAACAAGAGTAACAATTCTAGACATTCACTCATAGTTGATCAATGAACAAAGGAATGAAATAACAACTTTAATGTCCCTAAACATTAGGCTCAAAACTAACTTAGAGTTCAATGAAATTAATGAAGCAATGTGGGACGTTCCTCACCTCAGATGAGTCTCTTCCTTGCTTTGGTGTCCTTATAGGGTGGACTTATGAGATCCTAATTCACAATGATGGATCAAATTCTCATTCTAATTAGTGCATGGAATTCATATGTTAGGAGTTTATCCTTACAGGCTTGTTTCACAATTATTTGAGGGGATGGTTGTTCCTCTAGGAGAGTTGCTGTAAGTGATATCTGGACAAGCCATGTCGAGGTTTAGTGAGTCGTCACTGAGCCACTCGGAAAACAAGACGAGTTAACTTGGTGCCGAGTGGAATGTAATGACCACCCTAATTAGTTAGGATAGATTTTTATGTTACCTGATGGAATAAAGAGGCTAGGACGGGCTGTCTTCTCAGATGATCTGAGTCAGGGTTGTTCCTGAAACAGAGACGAGTTTACAACTTAGTAATGACTCGACTCAGTTGATTCTTTCGATGAGTCAGATGTGATATCATAACATTGGTTGAAATCGGGTCGTGAGACTCGATGGTGCGGCCATGATGAGTCAAAATGACCACCTTCTCTAATCTAAATCAGGATTTTCATCCTAAGGGATAGATCTGAGCAGTGCCCATTTGAGATTGAGATGGGAGTGGATGCGAAGAACGTTAGTCATGTTGGGTGCGGTACCTGATCAGGGACTGTTTTCGGATGTGGTAAGAGTCCAGGCGAGGTGTGCTCAGCTCTGAGTTTGACGAGAGATCAGGGATCGACTCAATCCTGGCCACCGTTTTGGGACAAAATGGTTTGAGATGAGGCAAGGCTTGAGTTGCGAGAAGTTGGGCCTACAGCGAGACTTTAGACGGCCGGTTGGAAACTTGTTCTAGCAGCAGACAATCTCAAACACCCACCGTCTTCAACTCTAACAATCACTTCCTTCCCTCACAGCTATGGGCGAGCCCAACCTGGTTTACTCGTTATCTGGTTTGGCATGGTTAAGTTGCAACCAAAAATGCAACTCACACTAGTAGCCGACCACACACCCGCTCAATCTTAATCTTTCTCCTTATTCTCACTCCTAGTAAAAGAACAGGTCAGGCCAATGCTGACTCGCTTCTTAGAAAGGCCGAGACGAGTTGCAACAGAGCATGTAACCCGATCAAACGACCATTTCCTCTCTCCCCTaatctctttctatttctttctctagCTTTTTCTTGGGAGTCGCCCTAAAATTTGGAGATTTATAGTCATGATTATTTCTAGGTCCTTCCACAGTTAATCAAAAGGATTAGTATACAGTTAACGCAAAATGTTTGGAAAAATCCATCATCAAGGTCCCACACAATCACTGACCGtatgcatgggcccaaaaaaccTTCTCTGATAAGTTTTAGGTgagatgggccacatgatagacgTCTTGGATTGGAGaaaggatcatccaatcaggatATGTTGCTAACAGTCAGATCGGGGAAGATGACCCGATGATCATGGCAGTTTTGTAATAGCCAATCGATCTGTCGATTTGATGCGTCCAAATGGTCTGGATGTTGCCCAGGaggcatgtatggcccacccaatgatgAGAATGGACCGTTGGTTATGACGCTAATCTAGGGAAAACAGTGACTCGTGTAGATGCGACATCTCGCCAAAATCTCAGCTCTCCTTACGAGATTTCAAACTGCCCTAACACGGACGGCAAGGATGCACTCTAACAAAGCTTCCAGAAGTTGGAGAATGGTGGAGATCGTTCCTGCCCAAAACAGAAGTTTTTCTTCCGCCTTTTGCTGCGTAGGGATCCATTTCTGGCAATCATAGGGCTGACGCGGATTTTCTCCACGTACGTGGCCTCCGTCCAACcgtttccaacggtcagattggtcagagttgtggtggatgtggATATGGTTTCCTCATCAGCAACATCCTTGTGCGTCATTTGCTGGGTTGCTGATAGAGGCGACACGGGTAGTTTTCAATGGGTAATATCGACATGGACGTGGTCGGTGGGACCCAAcaaatcagatggatggtgtggatttggcTACTGTATTCGGGAAATGATCATTTGCACCGTTGAATGGATGGTCCCGTTGAAACGATGCTGGGCAGGagggaatttttaaattttcttcccCAATTACGAAATTCATCGGGTCAAAGCTTCTTTAACCCGACGACTAGCTCTCATGCATAACGTGTGAACGCTATTTGTGTACACGTTCGGAACAGATGTGTGGTCCACGATCTGATCTGAATCAACCCATGCCAATAATAGGTCTTGGAGGTTCACCTAGTATCTACGGCTTAAGGGTTAGTAGGTGTCAATGATGGTTTCCCTGGCTTTCAAAGGTTTGTAGTTGGTAAGTGATAGTTTATTGTGGTTCCCGATGACCTGTGATTAATCTGAGCCATCATATTTCTTAGAGAGCTGTTTAAATAAAGGTTGGCCGTTAATTTTGCAACATTAGGTGACTGATCTTAATTGCAACAGCATATGGGGAGTTTagttattttaaaatttctatttagGTACTTGGGTTAAGGTATGAGTTGTTACAATCTCCCCCCCTAAAAAAATCGTCATCGAAATTGTACTTGAGCGGGGTCGTCGAAAAGATGTGGATacttttcttctatttcagcttgGCGCTCCCACGTTGCTTCCCCAATTCCGCGACGAGACCAAAGAACCTTTACTAATGGAATGATTTTGGTGCACAGGATTTGCTCCTTGTGATCCAAAATGCGAACTGGGGCTTCGATGTAGCTAGCGTCGTCATTCAACTCGATCTCTTCCCAGTTGATGATATGAGATGCATCCGgttcatatttcttcaacatagatatGTGAAAAATATTATGAACATTGCCAAACTTTGGTGGAAGAGCTAGACGGTAGGTAATGGCTCCCACCCTGTCCATGATTTCGAAAGGCCCAATGAATCGGGGAGAGAGCTTTCCTTTCTTCCCGAATCGTACAACGCCCCTCATAGGAGAGATCTTCAAGAATACATGATCACTGACAATGAATTCTAGATCTCTCCTATGATTGTCTAcataactcttctacctactctgtGCTGAGCGCGGGCGCTTTCGGATTAGGTCAATCTTCTTTGTAGTTTCCTGGACTATCTCTGGTCCCAATAAGCTCCTCTCTCCAATTTcagcccagcaatgtggtgctcgacaagGTCGTCCTTAAAGAACTTCGAATGGTGCCATACTAATGCTGGtttgaaagctattgttataagcgaactctgcgaGATGAATATGCTAGTCCCAATGCCCTCGAAGTCTAACACACAGGCTCTCAACATGTCTTCGAGCACTTGATTTaccctttcagtctgcccatctgtctggggGTGAAATGCTATGCTGAATATCAATTCGCTACCCAATTCTTCTTGCAGCCTTTTCCAGAAGGTGGAGGTGAACCTGGTGTCGCGATTTGACATTTCCTGTGGAATACCATATGCACGAACAATCTCCCGAATGTACAGCTTAGCCAAGCCGTCAACTGAATTATTTACACATATAGGGAGGAATTGGGCTGACTTGGTAAGTTTGTCAActatcacccaaatggagtcatggtTCCCACGTGTCTTTGGGAGTCCTGAGATGAAGTCCATGCTGATAcggtcccacttccattcggtgAGGGGCAATGGTTGCAAAAGACTTGGCAGCTTACAGTGTTCTGCCTTCACTTGCTGGCAAGTGAGACATTTTGAAACGTATTCTGCAATATCCCGCTTCATATTTTCTCACCAGTATTGACGCCTGACGTCCCGATACATTTTTGTACTCCGAGGATGAACGGTCAGACAAGACTTGTGCGCTTCGCACAGTATTGCCTGTTCCAATTCCGCCACTGCCAGTACACAGATACGACCTCGATATCTCAGGCCGTCGTCTGAACTGACATACCAGTTCGACATTCCTTCACTTTCGCACCTTAGCCTCAACTTCTTTAGTGTTTCGTCCTGGTCTTGAGATTCGATGATACGGCGGATCAAGGCTAGTTCTATAACCAACGAAACTACTAGGATACTCGGTCCTTTGAAAGAAAACTGCGCATCATAGTCCTGGATGAAATCCAGCATCTCTCCTTCTCTTATCATGAGACCAGCCATAACTTCATGATTCCTCCTTCGACTCAAGGCATGAGCTACAAGGTTCGCTTTGCTAGGATGATAGGATACTTCAAATTTGAAGTCTTTTAACGTTTCCTGAAGATATACTTCAAACTCTTGTGATCGCAGAATAATTCAAACTCTTCCCCATATAAGTAGTGCCTCCAAATCTTCAAGGCGAAGACCACTATGGCAAGTTCCAGATCATGGGTAggataattttcttcatgtttcttcAACTGCCtagaggcataagcaatcaccttctCATTTTGCATGAGCGCGCATCCTAGCCCTGTTTGCGATGCGTCATTATAGACTACGTACTTGGCCCCTACTTCAGGAAGTGTAAGCACAGGGGCCGTGGTGTAAGActcgtgtcctaatccgtaccattccgttggcttccgcggtccttccggtcaaatttcggcaaccttcgcaccgaattcggtgtttgcgcacgatcctaagccaggtcccgcgcaccgacgtcggctcgatctgaaacttatgtcttgacgatcgcgtcgtcgccgcggttccaacgccgtgacttgcgcaccgaaccgatacccaagtaagaagatgccgatcagcgt harbors:
- the LOC131218992 gene encoding uncharacterized protein LOC131218992, whose product is MEWWQKAMLPMRRVWIYISKRLGIRKSGLLKLQHDVSTCQYKDVHIMWEILQRSEMELSQASMKKRRSPFWKIVMCARAPYLCGGY